A single genomic interval of Amycolatopsis albispora harbors:
- the ftsH gene encoding ATP-dependent zinc metalloprotease FtsH, which yields MDRKRLLKNPLLWILALVLLYFVFSTIFDSDRAYTQTPTSQAMAQVTSGNVKEANLEDKEQQLKLTLANPIEVDGKQVTQIRTQYPAEAGDEIYNGLIQAKNNGQPIKFGTTVSQDSIFTQLLIYMIPLALLLLLLMWMMNNAQGGGNRVLNFGKSKAKQLNKDMPKTTFGDVAGADEAVEELYEIKDFLQNPARYQALGAKIPKGVLLYGPPGTGKTLLARAVAGEAGVPFYTISGSDFVEMFVGVGASRVRDLFEQAKQNAPCIIFVDEIDAVGRQRGAGLGGGHDEREQTLNQLLVEMDGFDARGGIILIAATNRPDILDPALLRPGRFDRQIPVSAPDMRGRRAILAVHSKGKPIAQGTDLDALAKRTVGMSGADLANVINEAALLTARQNGHVITDAALEESVDRVIGGPARKSRIISEKEKKITAYHEGGHALAAWAMPDIEPVYKLTILPRGRTGGHALLVPEDDKELMTRSEMIGRLVFAMGGRTAEELVFHEPTTGASSDIEQATKIARAMVTEYGMSARLGAVKYGQEQGDPFLGRSAGRQADYSLEVAHEIDEEVRKLIETAHTEAWEVLNTYRDVLDELVIELLEKETLQRKDLERIFATVEKRPHITVFNEFGERTPSDKPPIKTPGELAIERGEPWPPPQEKPVVRPAPTPVGTAPGGGDLPGGPPHGAPEPPPNPNPFAPPPPGGYPNGARPHNGPNGTAHWPQPQAPQPYGGQPPYQPGSGQNPAGPPHYGAPPGWTPATSPGGQPAQPWRPADQPPPADPGQAQGGQRPEGDDQDGQQRR from the coding sequence ATGGACCGGAAGCGCCTGCTCAAGAACCCACTGCTGTGGATCCTCGCCCTCGTGCTGCTCTACTTCGTGTTCTCCACGATCTTCGACAGCGACCGCGCCTACACGCAGACCCCGACCTCCCAGGCGATGGCCCAGGTCACCAGCGGGAACGTGAAGGAAGCGAACCTCGAGGACAAGGAGCAGCAGCTCAAGCTGACCCTGGCCAACCCGATCGAGGTCGACGGCAAGCAGGTCACGCAGATCCGCACGCAGTACCCGGCCGAGGCCGGTGACGAGATCTACAACGGGCTGATCCAGGCCAAGAACAACGGCCAGCCGATCAAGTTCGGCACCACGGTCAGCCAGGACTCGATCTTCACCCAGCTGCTGATCTACATGATCCCGCTGGCCCTGCTGCTGCTGTTGCTGATGTGGATGATGAACAACGCCCAGGGTGGCGGGAACCGCGTCCTCAACTTCGGCAAGTCGAAGGCCAAGCAGCTCAACAAGGACATGCCGAAGACCACCTTCGGGGACGTCGCCGGCGCCGACGAGGCCGTCGAAGAGCTGTACGAGATCAAGGACTTCCTGCAGAACCCGGCGCGCTACCAGGCGCTCGGCGCGAAGATCCCGAAGGGCGTGCTGCTCTACGGGCCGCCGGGTACCGGTAAGACGCTGCTGGCGCGCGCGGTGGCCGGTGAGGCCGGTGTGCCGTTCTACACGATCTCCGGTTCGGACTTCGTGGAGATGTTCGTCGGTGTCGGTGCCTCCCGCGTGCGTGACCTGTTCGAGCAGGCCAAGCAGAACGCGCCGTGCATCATCTTCGTCGACGAGATCGACGCGGTCGGCCGCCAGCGCGGCGCCGGCCTCGGCGGCGGGCACGACGAGCGCGAGCAGACGCTGAACCAGCTGCTGGTCGAGATGGACGGCTTCGACGCGCGCGGCGGCATCATCCTGATCGCCGCCACCAACCGCCCGGACATCCTGGACCCGGCGCTGCTGCGCCCCGGCCGCTTCGACCGCCAGATCCCGGTGTCCGCGCCGGACATGCGCGGCCGCCGCGCCATCCTGGCCGTGCACTCCAAGGGCAAGCCGATCGCGCAGGGCACCGATCTCGACGCGCTGGCCAAGCGCACGGTCGGCATGTCCGGTGCCGACCTGGCCAACGTGATCAACGAGGCCGCGCTGCTCACCGCCCGCCAGAACGGGCACGTGATCACCGACGCCGCGCTCGAGGAGTCGGTGGACAGGGTGATCGGCGGCCCGGCGCGCAAGAGCCGGATCATCTCCGAGAAGGAGAAGAAGATCACCGCCTACCACGAGGGCGGGCACGCGCTCGCCGCGTGGGCGATGCCGGACATCGAGCCGGTGTACAAGCTGACCATCCTGCCCCGCGGCCGGACCGGCGGGCACGCGCTGCTGGTGCCCGAGGACGACAAGGAGCTGATGACCCGGTCGGAGATGATCGGGCGCCTGGTCTTCGCGATGGGTGGCCGGACCGCGGAGGAGCTGGTCTTCCACGAGCCGACCACCGGCGCCTCGTCCGACATCGAGCAGGCGACCAAGATCGCCCGCGCGATGGTCACCGAGTACGGCATGAGCGCGCGGCTCGGCGCGGTCAAGTACGGCCAGGAGCAGGGCGACCCGTTCCTCGGCCGGTCGGCGGGCCGCCAGGCGGACTACTCGCTCGAGGTCGCGCACGAGATCGACGAAGAGGTCCGCAAGCTCATCGAAACCGCGCACACCGAGGCGTGGGAGGTGCTCAACACCTACCGCGACGTGCTCGACGAGCTGGTCATCGAGCTGCTGGAGAAGGAAACCCTGCAGCGCAAGGACCTGGAGCGCATCTTCGCCACGGTGGAGAAGCGGCCGCACATCACCGTGTTCAACGAGTTCGGTGAGCGCACCCCGTCGGACAAGCCGCCGATCAAGACCCCCGGTGAGCTGGCCATCGAGCGCGGGGAGCCGTGGCCCCCGCCGCAGGAGAAGCCGGTGGTGCGCCCGGCGCCGACCCCGGTCGGCACCGCGCCCGGTGGGGGTGACCTGCCCGGCGGGCCGCCGCACGGCGCGCCGGAGCCGCCGCCGAACCCGAACCCGTTCGCCCCGCCGCCCCCCGGTGGTTACCCGAACGGCGCCCGGCCGCACAACGGCCCGAACGGCACCGCGCACTGGCCGCAGCCGCAGGCACCGCAGCCGTACGGCGGGCAGCCGCCGTACCAGCCGGGCAGCGGGCAGAACCCGGCCGGGCCGCCGCACTACGGCGCGCCTCCCGGCTGGACCCCGGCCACGTCGCCGGGTGGGCAGCCGGCCCAGCCGTGGCGGCCCGCCGACCAGCCGCCGCCCGCCGATCCGGGCCAGGCCCAGGGCGGTCAGCGGCCGGAGGGTGACGATCAGGACGGCCAGCAGCGCCGCTGA
- a CDS encoding ESX secretion-associated protein EspG translates to MAQAELLTPLELDFLWESYGNAELPYPLKARSHGETVDERATLRQQVLTGLVQRGVADSRGRPEPHIEDWFGLLAAPELSLDSVHLPNPGLEPILAVACALGGQGLLAVQDHRGLHLHQTPADGLASAIVGLLPPAPRGSEKSITVPLEQLISGSGVDFMQRRGPAGADGRSSADEDRKALARLHAQPRLRGGQIGANARNRTGGKVRTPVLSWFDTESGRYFTQATRGRDGRDWITIAPADAPTLRNRLGEMLSGAASDAGAARI, encoded by the coding sequence ATGGCGCAGGCGGAGCTGCTGACTCCGCTGGAGCTCGACTTCCTGTGGGAGTCCTACGGCAACGCCGAGTTGCCGTATCCGCTGAAGGCCCGCTCGCACGGCGAAACCGTCGACGAGCGGGCCACGCTCCGGCAGCAGGTGCTGACCGGCCTGGTGCAGCGCGGGGTGGCCGACAGCCGCGGCCGCCCCGAGCCCCACATCGAGGACTGGTTCGGCCTGCTGGCCGCGCCGGAGCTGAGCCTGGATTCGGTGCACCTGCCGAATCCAGGCCTCGAGCCGATCCTGGCGGTGGCCTGCGCGCTTGGCGGGCAGGGCCTGCTCGCCGTGCAGGACCACCGCGGCCTGCACCTGCACCAGACCCCGGCGGACGGGCTGGCCAGCGCCATCGTCGGCCTGCTGCCGCCCGCGCCCCGCGGCAGTGAGAAGTCCATCACGGTGCCGCTGGAGCAGCTGATCTCCGGTTCCGGGGTGGACTTCATGCAGCGCCGCGGCCCGGCGGGGGCCGACGGCCGGTCGAGCGCCGACGAGGACCGCAAGGCGCTGGCCAGGCTGCACGCGCAGCCCCGGCTGCGTGGCGGGCAGATCGGCGCGAACGCCCGCAACCGCACCGGCGGCAAGGTGCGCACGCCGGTGCTGAGCTGGTTCGACACCGAGTCGGGCCGCTACTTCACCCAGGCCACCCGCGGCCGCGACGGCCGCGACTGGATCACCATCGCCCCGGCGGACGCGCCGACCCTGCGCAACCGCCTCGGTGAGATGCTCTCGGGTGCCGCCAGCGACGCCGGCGCCGCCCGCATCTGA
- the folB gene encoding dihydroneopterin aldolase yields the protein MTDRITLTGLRVFGRHGVFEHEKRDGQEFVVDITVWLDLDEAAATDDLTKTLHYGELAQLAADIVAGEPYDLIESVGGRIADEVMKDSRLHAAEVTVHKPSAPISLTFDDVAVTIRRSRRGARG from the coding sequence ATGACCGACCGCATCACGCTGACCGGCCTGCGGGTGTTCGGGCGGCACGGGGTCTTCGAGCACGAGAAGCGCGACGGGCAGGAGTTCGTCGTGGACATCACCGTGTGGCTGGACCTGGACGAGGCCGCCGCCACCGACGACCTGACCAAAACGCTGCACTACGGCGAACTGGCGCAGCTGGCCGCGGACATCGTCGCCGGTGAGCCGTACGACCTGATCGAGAGCGTCGGCGGCCGGATCGCCGACGAGGTGATGAAGGACTCGCGGCTGCACGCGGCCGAGGTGACCGTGCACAAGCCGTCGGCCCCGATCTCGCTCACCTTCGACGACGTGGCGGTGACCATCCGCCGGTCGCGGCGAGGGGCACGCGGATGA
- the folE gene encoding GTP cyclohydrolase I FolE, producing MRTASSAAEHRVSDDGPVFDQDRAEKAVRELLLACGEDPDREGLVETPARVARAYHEMFAGLYSNPDQVLDRTFDESHEELVLVTDIPLYSTCEHHLVPFHGVAHVGYIPNSHGKVTGLSKLARLVDLYAKRPQVQERLTSQVADALDRKLQPSGVIVVVEAEHLCMAMRGIRKPGARTTTSAVRGILRTSATSRAEALNLIKGRG from the coding sequence ATCAGGACGGCCAGCAGCGCCGCTGAGCACCGGGTCAGCGATGATGGTCCGGTGTTCGATCAGGATCGTGCCGAGAAGGCCGTGCGCGAGCTGCTGCTCGCGTGCGGCGAGGACCCGGACCGCGAAGGTCTGGTAGAGACGCCCGCGCGGGTGGCGCGGGCGTATCACGAGATGTTCGCCGGGCTGTACAGCAATCCGGACCAGGTGCTGGACCGCACCTTCGACGAAAGTCACGAGGAGCTGGTCCTGGTCACCGACATCCCGCTGTACAGCACCTGCGAGCACCACCTGGTGCCGTTCCACGGGGTGGCGCACGTCGGCTACATCCCGAACTCCCACGGCAAGGTGACCGGGCTGTCGAAGCTGGCGCGGCTGGTCGACCTGTACGCCAAGCGCCCGCAGGTGCAGGAGCGGCTGACCTCGCAGGTCGCCGACGCGCTCGACCGCAAGCTGCAGCCGAGCGGAGTGATCGTGGTGGTCGAGGCCGAGCACCTGTGCATGGCGATGCGCGGCATCCGCAAGCCGGGCGCGCGCACCACCACCTCCGCGGTGCGCGGCATCCTGCGGACGTCGGCCACCTCGCGGGCCGAGGCGCTGAACCTGATCAAAGGCCGCGGGTGA
- the folP gene encoding dihydropteroate synthase → MGVLNVTPDSFSDGGRYLNVDAALAHAREMWARGADVIDVGGESTRPGAARVDAPTEIARVLPVIRALAEEGMVLSVDTTRAAVAAAAVEAGAQIINDVSGGLADPDMAKVAAATEMPWVLMHWRGHSREMTKLAVYSDVVAEVRAELSARVDAALAAGVDAGAIVLDPGLGFAKQAEHDWALLHHLDAVLSLGFPVLVGASRKRFLGRLLADEAGEPRPPAGREHATAAVSALAAAAGAWGVRVHEVGASLDAVAVAAAWRRG, encoded by the coding sequence ATGGGCGTGCTGAACGTCACCCCGGACTCGTTCTCCGACGGCGGCCGCTACCTCAACGTCGATGCCGCGCTGGCGCACGCCCGTGAGATGTGGGCGCGGGGGGCGGACGTGATCGACGTGGGCGGTGAGTCGACCAGGCCGGGTGCGGCCAGGGTGGACGCGCCGACCGAGATCGCGCGCGTGCTGCCGGTGATCAGGGCGCTCGCCGAAGAGGGCATGGTGCTGTCGGTGGACACCACGCGGGCCGCGGTCGCGGCGGCCGCGGTGGAGGCCGGTGCGCAGATCATCAACGACGTTTCCGGCGGCCTCGCCGACCCGGACATGGCGAAGGTGGCCGCGGCCACCGAAATGCCCTGGGTGCTGATGCACTGGCGCGGGCACAGCCGTGAGATGACCAAGCTGGCCGTCTACTCCGACGTGGTCGCCGAGGTGCGCGCGGAACTGTCCGCGCGGGTGGACGCGGCACTGGCCGCCGGGGTCGACGCCGGCGCGATCGTGCTGGACCCCGGCCTCGGTTTCGCGAAGCAGGCCGAGCACGACTGGGCGTTGCTGCACCACCTGGACGCGGTGCTTTCGCTCGGCTTCCCGGTGCTGGTCGGGGCTTCGCGCAAGCGTTTCCTGGGCAGGCTGCTGGCCGACGAAGCCGGTGAACCAAGGCCGCCCGCCGGTCGTGAGCACGCCACCGCCGCGGTGTCCGCGCTGGCCGCCGCGGCCGGGGCGTGGGGCGTGCGCGTGCACGAGGTCGGCGCCTCACTGGACGCCGTCGCCGTCGCCGCGGCCTGGAGGCGGGGATGA
- a CDS encoding ESX secretion-associated protein EspG, with protein sequence MAFDFLWEAMNIGELPYPLRVRSHGATEDERIALRHRVNAELKARGVRDTHGRLEPHIEDWLTLLARPTTSIDALHIPDFQAPPVGVLAASDGRDAVVAVQDADGIWLRPAYPESLVSSVIDLLPSGPRGTEASITLPLQEAMRTPPKRPVLSGASAAKEGEGKGRERRRPSLADRPSDPREAYALLSGQPRIRGGQLAANTRNSMGTRRRSPVLAWFDTSTGRYLSLSRPGRDGSEWVTVAPADPKTLRSRLGEMVAALGETR encoded by the coding sequence ATGGCGTTCGACTTCCTCTGGGAGGCGATGAACATCGGGGAACTCCCGTACCCGCTGCGGGTCCGTTCGCACGGCGCCACCGAGGACGAGCGGATCGCGCTGCGGCACCGCGTCAACGCCGAGCTCAAGGCCCGTGGTGTGCGCGACACCCACGGCAGGCTCGAACCCCACATCGAGGACTGGCTCACCCTGCTCGCCAGGCCGACGACCAGCATCGACGCCCTGCACATCCCCGACTTCCAGGCCCCGCCGGTCGGCGTGCTCGCCGCTTCGGACGGCCGGGACGCGGTGGTCGCGGTGCAGGACGCCGACGGCATCTGGCTGCGGCCCGCCTATCCGGAGAGCCTGGTCTCGTCGGTGATCGACCTGCTGCCGTCCGGTCCGCGCGGCACCGAGGCGTCCATCACGCTCCCGCTGCAGGAAGCCATGCGCACCCCGCCGAAGCGGCCGGTGCTCTCCGGCGCTTCGGCCGCCAAGGAAGGCGAGGGCAAGGGCCGCGAACGCCGCCGTCCCTCGCTGGCCGACCGGCCGTCGGACCCGCGTGAGGCGTACGCCCTGCTCTCCGGGCAGCCGCGCATCCGCGGTGGTCAGCTCGCGGCGAACACGCGGAACTCGATGGGCACCCGCCGCCGCTCGCCGGTGCTCGCCTGGTTCGACACCTCCACCGGCCGGTACCTCAGCCTTTCCCGGCCGGGGCGGGATGGCAGCGAATGGGTGACGGTGGCTCCCGCCGACCCGAAGACGCTGCGCAGCCGCCTCGGTGAGATGGTGGCCGCACTGGGTGAGACCCGGTAG